The window CGCTCCTCGTAGCGGTCCTCGTCTTTGCCCTGAACCTGCGCACCCCCATCACATCGCTCCCGCCAGTCATGTCCGACGTCGCGGCCGGGCTCGGCCTCGACCAGACCCTGGCCGGGCTGCTCGTGGGCATCCCCGCGCTCTGCTTCGGCGTGGTGGCACCGGCGGCGTCAGCCCTTATCGCCCGGGCCGGGCCCTACGCCGCCGTCACCGTCGCCCTCGTGGGGGTGATCGCCGGGACCCTGATCCGGTCGGCAGGCTCCGGAACGCCCGGCGTCGTGGCGGCGTTCACGGGGACCGTGGTGCTGGGTGCGGCAATCACCGTGGGCAACGTGGTGGTCCCGGTGATCATCGCGCGGGACTTCCCGGCGCGGGCGGCGCTGGCGACCGGCCTGTACTCGTCGACGATGAATCTCGGGTCGGTCTTCGCGACGTCCCTCACGGCGCCGCTGGCGGCCCTGCTGGGCTGGCAGGGCGCCGTCGCCTCGTGGGCGCTCGTGGCAGTCGTGGCCCTGGTGGTCTGGCTGGTCACCACCCGCCGTCGGCCCGTGCCCAAGACTCAGGCCACCCGGGCGGCCCACCTGCCCGACCCGTCGGAGCAAGCCGCCGAGCGGCCCGGCGAGA is drawn from Promicromonospora sp. Populi and contains these coding sequences:
- a CDS encoding CynX/NimT family MFS transporter, translating into MSNTRTAAGGSALLVAVLVFALNLRTPITSLPPVMSDVAAGLGLDQTLAGLLVGIPALCFGVVAPAASALIARAGPYAAVTVALVGVIAGTLIRSAGSGTPGVVAAFTGTVVLGAAITVGNVVVPVIIARDFPARAALATGLYSSTMNLGSVFATSLTAPLAALLGWQGAVASWALVAVVALVVWLVTTRRRPVPKTQATRAAHLPDPSEQAAERPGETWHGVLRRPLTWALTVAFAGQSFSYFAVTGWLPELLRDLLGVSVTTAGNASAPFQGLAIAGSVLVPLALAARVPMRAAAVTTCLLWVALPGGLLLAPQWWLLWVSLAGIAQGGNFVVIFTIVAQQCRTVAQTRRTVAVVQAFGYMIAATAPAVIGAVHAASGGWDAAILVLLGSTLTLGTAELIATRRTGRARP